Within the Trichoderma breve strain T069 chromosome 3, whole genome shotgun sequence genome, the region TGGGACAGCATCGTCCAGGTGAGACAGCGCTGTCCATCCTCCGTTCCTTGCTTTGCGTCACTTCAATAGCGCTCCTTTCCACTAACCTGCGTCTTACAAACAACCACAGAATCACCCTCCACAGCCTACCGATCCCAAGCTCCTTACGCACCGCCCTTTCCCAGCAGGCCAGGAAACCGTCCGTCAGGCTTCATCGCTCTCGGCGATTCATACTCTGCCGGCATCGGCACAGGCCTATTCAACGGCACCGAAGATGACTGTCGCCACGGCCACAATGCCTACCCCATGCTGGTCCAGGAAGAcctcagccgcagcttggATGGAGGCGAGGTCCCTACCTTTCAGTTCCTCTCCTGCACGGGCTCAACCGTCAACGATATGCTCGCTGGCGCGGAGCACAGCCAGATTGACGAGTTCAACacgacggcgacggccgACTTTGCCCTCCTATCCATCGGCGGCAACGACCTGGGCTTTTTCGAAATCATGAACAGCTGCATCTTTCGCTTCTACAGCTTCTACTCTGGCACCTGCGAGTCTGCTCTTCGTCACGCCGACGAGCAAATGGCCAGCTCCGATTTTGAACACCGCCTTCGACTCGTCATTATGGAGATTCTCGATCACGTCCGGTGGGAGAAGCGGCCGTGGTTTACCATCACCGTCACTGGATACGCCCGCTTCTTCAACGCCGACACGGAAGAGTGCGACGATTACTCCCTTGGCATGTGGTGGCGAGGCCCCAAGCTGAAGCGGGAGCTTCGACAGCGCATGAACGACATGGTTGTCGACGTCAACAACAAAATCCGCCGCTCAGTGGACGCCATCAACGCCGCGTTTGCAGAGCCCAGGGTCCTCTTTGTCGATTACGACGACGCCTTTGAGGGCCATCGCTTCTGCGAGCCGGGCGTTGTCGAGCCAGACTATGCGAGAAACGAAACGTGGTTCTTCCTCGTTGGCGGTCTGGACAACTCGGAGACGCCCGTGCTCGGGGCCACGGACGCCCTGCTCCCTCTGGACTCCCCGCTGGTTGATCCGGTCAACTGCCTTGGACCAGCGCAGAAATCCGGGGACTGGGGCGAGATGGCCCTGTGCATGATGGCCACGGCGGCTAGCAAAGATGCAGAGCTGCGAAAGGCAGACGGGCGGGTCGTGGCGGAGAATTCCATGTGGTATGTGCCCACATATTACGGCAAGACTTTTCATCCGGTaagcttctccttttctctttgtttctttttccatgtCTGTCAtctgcagccagccagccacaacaaaacaagaTGCTGACTCTCTGTGTAGCGCAGTCTTGGCCACATGGCAATGAGGGACCGCATATACAAGGCGTGGCGTGAAAACAATATTCCAACGCTGGGATGATTTGGGAGCCTATCATGGCCAGTGCATTTTCTTTATATCTTATATCATATTATACCCCTTTCACCTAAAGTACACACCCACACATAACTGGTGGATTCCTTTGGCTGCTGACGCCCCTATCTAGAATGATTGGCTTGATGTTTTCTTGAATATACCGCGGCGTTTTCTGGGTTCAGCGGTCTAGATAATATAGTAGACTTTGATATGGATGCTTGTGTAAAGTAGCGGAGAATGAACAAATGGGTCGCTGCGATCCCCATGGGGCCGACTAAGGTACCCTCTCACTAAAGTAGTGCCGTAGAGTGACACCCGGACAAGGTTGGTTGGTCTTCGGGAGAGTGCATATGTACCTATGCATGCATGTC harbors:
- a CDS encoding GDSL-like lipase/Acylhydrolase family domain-containing protein, whose amino-acid sequence is MMRYPDVANWLLVLTLAWAPIRSLGLAIQPYEHRLDNKQLILGQHRPESPSTAYRSQAPYAPPFPSRPGNRPSGFIALGDSYSAGIGTGLFNGTEDDCRHGHNAYPMLVQEDLSRSLDGGEVPTFQFLSCTGSTVNDMLAGAEHSQIDEFNTTATADFALLSIGGNDLGFFEIMNSCIFRFYSFYSGTCESALRHADEQMASSDFEHRLRLVIMEILDHVRWEKRPWFTITVTGYARFFNADTEECDDYSLGMWWRGPKLKRELRQRMNDMVVDVNNKIRRSVDAINAAFAEPRVLFVDYDDAFEGHRFCEPGVVEPDYARNETWFFLVGGLDNSETPVLGATDALLPLDSPLVDPVNCLGPAQKSGDWGEMALCMMATAASKDAELRKADGRVVAENSMWYVPTYYGKTFHPRSLGHMAMRDRIYKAWRENNIPTLG